In Candidatus Mycalebacterium zealandia, one DNA window encodes the following:
- a CDS encoding DUF3450 family protein, with protein sequence MTVELDGKNFCSIFLVLFLSVSACAETELSKVIKTAGQSAQKSASVQQDVSAVDDEFDALLSKFRDENRRIENLRLYNRQLEIRIKDQLALIEQLKKLGRDAVEFEKQIPSLLLQMIESLEQFAALDIPLRPEERAKTIDSLKKLMARGDVSIVEQFRRVFDAYLEEIDYGATIEFQLLLIKFCS encoded by the coding sequence ATAACTGTTGAGCTTGATGGCAAGAATTTTTGCTCCATTTTCCTTGTTTTATTCTTATCTGTTTCGGCTTGCGCGGAGACGGAATTATCAAAAGTTATAAAAACCGCCGGGCAGTCCGCTCAAAAGAGCGCCTCGGTTCAGCAAGATGTAAGCGCCGTTGACGACGAATTTGATGCTTTGTTGAGCAAATTCCGCGATGAAAACAGACGCATTGAAAATTTGCGTCTTTACAACCGCCAACTTGAAATACGAATAAAAGACCAACTTGCCCTGATTGAGCAACTCAAAAAACTCGGACGCGACGCCGTGGAATTTGAAAAACAAATTCCCTCTCTTCTTCTGCAAATGATAGAGAGCCTTGAACAGTTTGCCGCCCTGGACATTCCTTTGCGTCCGGAAGAAAGAGCAAAGACAATAGATTCTTTGAAAAAACTGATGGCGCGCGGCGATGTTTCAATAGTAGAGCAGTTTCGCAGGGTTTTTGACGCATATCTGGAAGAGATTGACTATGGCGCCACAATAGAATTTCAACTCCTCTTGATTAAATTTTGTTCTTAA
- a CDS encoding nucleoside-diphosphate kinase, protein MEQTLSIVKPDGTSNNLVGKVVGIFEENGISVAALRMVRMTKKQAEGFYAEHSERPFFASLTDFMSSGPCVVMVLKGDGAIAKVRKIMGATDPAQADEGTIRKMYAESVERNVVHGSDSPESAKREIVYFFNSLEISG, encoded by the coding sequence ATGGAGCAGACTCTTTCAATAGTCAAGCCGGACGGCACATCAAACAACCTTGTGGGAAAAGTGGTTGGAATCTTTGAGGAGAACGGCATTTCGGTCGCCGCTTTGCGGATGGTGAGGATGACCAAAAAACAGGCGGAAGGATTTTACGCCGAGCATTCCGAACGCCCTTTCTTCGCGAGTTTGACCGATTTTATGTCGTCGGGACCTTGTGTTGTTATGGTTCTCAAAGGGGACGGAGCGATAGCGAAGGTCCGGAAAATTATGGGAGCGACGGATCCCGCGCAGGCGGATGAGGGAACCATAAGAAAAATGTACGCCGAGAGTGTTGAAAGGAATGTTGTTCACGGCTCGGACAGCCCGGAATCCGCGAAAAGAGAGATAGTGTATTTTTTCAATTCTCTTGAAATTTCCGGATAG
- the cysC gene encoding adenylyl-sulfate kinase, whose protein sequence is MEQKFIIPHDHAINKDDRRKANGHGSVIVWFTGLPSSGKSTLAGEVQKKLMEEGVKTYILDGDNIRMGLCKGLGFSEEDRAENIRRIGEVSKLFVDAGVVTLSAFVSPYRKDRDMVRELVEEGEFIEVFVHCPVEECEKRDVKGLYKKARAGEIKGFTGIDDPYEEPVKPEMVIETHKETLEESAGKVYDFLKNKI, encoded by the coding sequence TTGGAACAGAAATTCATTATTCCTCACGACCACGCCATAAACAAAGACGACAGGAGAAAGGCTAACGGGCATGGCTCCGTCATTGTGTGGTTTACGGGTCTGCCGTCTTCGGGGAAATCAACGCTCGCGGGCGAAGTGCAGAAAAAGCTTATGGAAGAAGGCGTAAAAACCTACATTCTTGACGGAGACAACATCAGAATGGGGCTGTGCAAAGGGCTGGGTTTTTCCGAAGAAGACCGCGCTGAAAATATAAGGCGCATAGGCGAGGTGTCAAAGCTTTTTGTTGACGCGGGTGTTGTAACGCTTTCGGCATTTGTTTCGCCCTACAGAAAAGACAGGGATATGGTGAGAGAATTGGTTGAAGAAGGAGAATTTATAGAGGTTTTCGTCCACTGTCCGGTTGAGGAATGCGAAAAGAGGGATGTAAAAGGGCTCTACAAAAAAGCCAGGGCGGGTGAAATTAAAGGTTTCACGGGAATTGATGACCCTTACGAAGAACCTGTAAAACCGGAGATGGTGATTGAAACCCACAAAGAAACTCTGGAAGAATCAGCCGGGAAAGTTTACGATTTTCTTAAGAACAAAATTTAA
- a CDS encoding DUF2085 domain-containing protein, translating into MIMRLLIFATFFLLALFSLMAPIRQSISGFPNGESIYLWLSFICHQLPSKSFWILGFPCGLCSRCLLGYTGIAVAALFVSSPQKYTNRALLGIALLLPAILDVFAQSITNYQSINLIRSVTGFLGGAGVFMLCFPSKFEKSLVHTGGLK; encoded by the coding sequence ATGATTATGAGACTGCTAATTTTTGCAACTTTTTTTTTGCTGGCTCTTTTTTCGCTAATGGCTCCCATACGTCAGTCAATTAGCGGATTTCCCAACGGCGAATCTATTTACCTATGGCTGTCCTTTATATGCCATCAACTGCCGTCAAAATCATTTTGGATTTTAGGGTTTCCGTGCGGACTTTGCTCAAGATGCCTTTTGGGATATACGGGCATTGCCGTTGCCGCTTTGTTTGTCAGTAGTCCTCAAAAATACACAAACCGTGCTTTACTCGGAATTGCCTTACTGCTTCCGGCAATTTTAGATGTCTTTGCGCAGAGCATTACAAATTATCAAAGCATCAATTTGATTCGATCCGTCACAGGATTTCTTGGCGGGGCAGGCGTTTTTATGCTCTGCTTCCCGTCAAAATTTGAAAAATCTTTAGTTCACACAGGAGGGTTAAAATGA
- a CDS encoding arginine decarboxylase, pyruvoyl-dependent translates to MVPTTAFVTKGMGKSKEKLASFEMALRDAKIAQFNLVKVSSIFPPYCTLVPRAKGVSLLSPGQVVHVVMSENSTDEPNRLLAASAGIAIPKEENRFGYISEHHSFGEKKSKAGEYAEDLAAYMLATTLGTPFNVDKSYDEQKDIWKISGHAVRTQNITQTAFGDKNGLWTTVVAAVVFSSYAPANA, encoded by the coding sequence ATGGTTCCAACCACGGCTTTTGTTACAAAGGGAATGGGGAAAAGCAAGGAGAAACTCGCAAGTTTTGAGATGGCTTTGCGGGACGCAAAAATCGCGCAATTCAACCTTGTGAAAGTTTCCAGCATTTTTCCTCCCTACTGCACTCTTGTTCCGCGCGCGAAAGGCGTAAGCCTTCTTTCGCCCGGGCAGGTTGTTCACGTTGTGATGAGCGAAAACTCAACCGATGAGCCGAACCGGCTTCTTGCGGCTTCGGCGGGAATCGCGATACCGAAAGAGGAAAACAGATTCGGCTACATCTCCGAGCATCACAGTTTTGGAGAGAAAAAATCCAAAGCCGGCGAATACGCCGAAGACCTGGCGGCTTATATGCTTGCGACCACTCTGGGCACGCCTTTCAATGTGGACAAAAGTTACGATGAACAGAAAGACATCTGGAAAATAAGCGGGCATGCGGTCAGAACGCAGAACATAACACAGACTGCGTTCGGAGATAAAAACGGGCTTTGGACAACTGTGGTCGCCGCGGTGGTTTTTTCCTCTTACGCGCCCGCGAATGCCTGA
- a CDS encoding peptidoglycan DD-metalloendopeptidase family protein — MIRKFFLASIALALAVFIFRSCFEESKISFVLQSESVGTQPFSVKFSGIGDGLKNIRISYISKDQTLLLETKNYPKGVKKDTVQISLSPFTGIEDGPGQIKAEAESYGGMFSSGGGSSVSKTKNITTDLSPPKITVMSGAERFLQGGSGVIIYKVSGDSKESGVKIGNKFFKGHKGAPKNGFSDKSIRIAFFSYPYNLGEGETVLITATDAIGNKRNLPVNYKLEERILPDNPVEITERFIKMKMAPLINAREDYSAKEMFVLVNKKIRSLNNEKIAKVLSHASDKSDKILWEGSFIRPVGSLQSQFEQRIYTFEGVEVDRQPHLGYDIASQKRNPVRASNNGIVIFADDLGIYGNTIIIDHGMGIATLYSHLSSMSVQRGETVVKGKRIGNTGATGLAFGDHLHFSIYVGGLPVEPIQWWDTNWVQTRITQNLTDAKRETN; from the coding sequence ATGATAAGAAAATTTTTTCTAGCATCCATTGCTCTTGCCTTGGCAGTCTTCATCTTCCGGTCGTGTTTTGAAGAATCTAAGATTAGTTTTGTATTGCAGTCCGAATCCGTGGGCACGCAACCTTTTAGTGTCAAGTTTTCAGGCATTGGCGACGGACTGAAAAATATCCGGATTTCATACATCTCCAAAGACCAAACCCTTTTGCTTGAAACAAAAAACTACCCGAAAGGGGTTAAAAAAGACACCGTTCAAATCTCGCTGAGTCCGTTCACGGGCATTGAAGACGGACCCGGGCAAATTAAAGCCGAGGCAGAGTCCTACGGCGGAATGTTCAGTTCCGGCGGAGGGTCATCGGTAAGCAAAACCAAAAATATAACAACAGACCTCTCCCCGCCGAAAATAACCGTTATGTCGGGCGCGGAAAGATTTCTGCAGGGCGGCTCCGGAGTTATCATTTACAAGGTTTCCGGGGATTCAAAGGAAAGTGGCGTCAAAATAGGAAACAAATTTTTCAAAGGGCATAAAGGCGCACCGAAAAACGGATTTTCAGACAAAAGCATCCGTATTGCGTTTTTCTCATATCCATACAATCTTGGTGAAGGCGAAACAGTTCTCATCACCGCGACTGACGCCATCGGAAACAAAAGAAATCTGCCCGTAAATTACAAACTTGAAGAAAGGATTCTGCCGGACAATCCGGTTGAGATAACGGAGCGGTTTATCAAAATGAAGATGGCTCCGCTCATCAATGCCCGCGAAGACTATTCCGCCAAAGAGATGTTTGTTCTCGTGAACAAGAAAATTCGCAGTTTAAACAACGAAAAAATTGCCAAAGTCCTTTCTCACGCTTCAGACAAATCCGACAAAATTTTGTGGGAAGGCTCATTTATAAGGCCTGTAGGGTCATTGCAGTCGCAATTTGAGCAGAGAATTTACACATTTGAAGGCGTGGAAGTGGACAGACAGCCGCACCTTGGATACGACATCGCTTCGCAAAAAAGAAATCCGGTTCGTGCGTCTAACAACGGGATTGTAATCTTCGCTGATGATCTGGGAATATACGGGAACACCATAATAATCGATCACGGAATGGGCATCGCCACACTTTATTCTCATTTGAGTTCAATGAGCGTGCAACGCGGGGAAACCGTTGTAAAAGGAAAAAGAATAGGCAACACGGGCGCGACCGGACTCGCCTTCGGAGACCATCTGCATTTCAGCATATACGTTGGCGGACTGCCGGTTGAGCCAATCCAGTGGTGGGACACCAACTGGGTGCAGACACGTATAACCCAGAATCTTACGGACGCGAAAAGAGAAACAAATTAA
- the fsa gene encoding fructose-6-phosphate aldolase, with amino-acid sequence MKIFLDSASMKEIKHAASLGVIDGVTTNPSLVSGEGAQKSFPDLVRQICRTVKGPVSAEVISTDYKAMVAEARSLAKIDEFVVVKMPLTENGIKATKTVSDEGINVNVTLIFSASQALLAAKAGAAYVSPFIGRLDDVSMRGMDLIEDISQIFANYDFSTEVLVASVRHPVHVVESALAAADVVTLPYKVLMQMFKHPLSDLGLERFLSDWKKKK; translated from the coding sequence ATGAAAATTTTTCTTGATTCCGCAAGCATGAAAGAAATTAAGCACGCCGCTTCGCTGGGAGTGATAGACGGTGTTACGACAAATCCGAGCCTTGTTTCCGGAGAAGGCGCGCAAAAATCTTTTCCCGATTTGGTAAGGCAGATATGCCGAACCGTCAAAGGTCCCGTGAGCGCGGAGGTCATTTCCACTGACTACAAGGCAATGGTTGCCGAAGCCCGCTCACTTGCGAAAATAGATGAGTTTGTGGTCGTAAAAATGCCTCTCACAGAAAACGGCATTAAAGCCACAAAAACAGTCTCGGACGAGGGAATTAATGTCAATGTCACGCTAATTTTTTCAGCTTCTCAGGCGTTGCTTGCCGCCAAAGCCGGAGCCGCTTACGTGAGCCCGTTTATAGGCAGGCTAGATGATGTTTCCATGCGCGGGATGGATTTAATTGAGGATATTTCCCAGATATTTGCGAACTACGATTTTTCAACCGAAGTGCTTGTCGCAAGCGTGCGCCATCCGGTGCATGTCGTTGAATCCGCGCTTGCGGCGGCGGATGTTGTCACGCTTCCCTACAAGGTTTTAATGCAGATGTTCAAGCATCCGCTTTCTGACTTGGGGCTTGAGAGATTTCTCTCCGACTGGAAAAAGAAAAAATAA
- a CDS encoding glutamate-5-semialdehyde dehydrogenase, which yields MAEKPSKSSFIKKIALNARLAATEIAVFDSEAKNAALEKIASELIKRRAEILEENSKDLADAEKNKTGGALAERLMIDNRRVEEMSEGIAEVARLEDPVGQVVPFMKRPNGLVVEKMRIPLGVIGMVYESRPNVTADSAALCLKSGNSVILRGGSESLRSNIAIGKIISDCLSACGINPSAVSVVPDADRKHVLEMLKLDGLIDLIIPRGGEALIRFVAENSSIPVLKHYKGICHIFVDESAKTDMAVDICVNSKVQRPGVCNAMETMLVHEKAAANFLPVVAEKMTKNDVTMKGCPKTAALVANCKKATEKDWETEHLGLVLGIRVVKDIEEAMDHISKYGSMHTDSIITENTENARRFLRGVESSAVMHNASTRFNDGGELGMGAEIGISTTKIHAFGPMGLKELTSEKFVVRGNGQTRN from the coding sequence ATGGCTGAAAAACCTTCAAAATCCTCTTTTATCAAAAAAATCGCGCTCAACGCGCGACTGGCGGCGACTGAGATTGCGGTTTTTGATTCCGAAGCGAAAAACGCCGCGCTTGAAAAAATTGCGTCCGAACTCATAAAAAGACGCGCTGAGATACTTGAGGAAAACTCTAAAGATCTCGCAGACGCGGAAAAAAACAAAACCGGCGGCGCGCTTGCCGAACGGCTCATGATTGACAACAGAAGGGTGGAAGAGATGTCCGAAGGCATAGCGGAGGTCGCGCGGCTTGAAGACCCGGTTGGGCAAGTTGTTCCGTTCATGAAAAGACCCAACGGGCTTGTCGTTGAAAAAATGAGAATCCCGCTCGGCGTGATTGGAATGGTATATGAGTCAAGGCCGAACGTTACAGCGGATTCGGCGGCTCTGTGCCTGAAATCAGGAAACTCGGTAATTTTAAGGGGCGGATCGGAATCTTTGCGCTCAAACATCGCCATCGGCAAAATCATAAGCGACTGTTTGTCCGCTTGCGGAATAAATCCGTCCGCAGTAAGCGTGGTTCCCGACGCGGACAGAAAACACGTTTTGGAAATGCTCAAACTTGACGGCTTGATAGACCTCATAATTCCGCGCGGCGGCGAGGCGCTTATACGGTTTGTTGCCGAAAATTCGTCAATACCGGTTCTCAAACACTACAAGGGAATCTGTCACATATTTGTTGACGAGTCCGCCAAAACTGATATGGCGGTTGATATATGCGTTAACTCCAAGGTTCAGCGCCCCGGGGTTTGCAACGCAATGGAAACAATGCTTGTGCATGAAAAAGCCGCCGCCAATTTTCTGCCCGTGGTAGCGGAGAAAATGACGAAAAACGACGTTACCATGAAAGGATGTCCGAAAACCGCCGCGCTGGTCGCAAACTGCAAAAAGGCGACTGAAAAGGACTGGGAAACGGAACATCTTGGGCTTGTTCTGGGAATACGGGTCGTAAAAGATATTGAAGAAGCGATGGACCACATAAGCAAATACGGTTCAATGCACACTGATTCAATAATCACCGAAAACACCGAAAACGCACGCCGTTTTCTGCGCGGAGTTGAGTCATCAGCCGTGATGCACAATGCTTCAACGCGGTTTAATGACGGCGGTGAACTCGGCATGGGAGCGGAGATAGGCATAAGCACGACAAAAATTCACGCCTTCGGGCCCATGGGCCTTAAGGAACTTACCTCTGAAAAGTTTGTAGTAAGAGGAAACGGACAGACAAGAAATTAG
- the xseB gene encoding exodeoxyribonuclease VII small subunit, whose translation MSFEKKLKKIQDISDSLESRDIPLEKMIQNFETGIKLIKECRELLEETEKKIETLGEEKPGRKRSS comes from the coding sequence ATGTCGTTTGAGAAAAAACTGAAAAAAATACAGGACATCTCAGACTCTCTTGAAAGTCGGGACATTCCCCTTGAAAAAATGATCCAGAACTTTGAAACGGGCATCAAACTTATAAAGGAATGCCGTGAACTGCTTGAAGAAACCGAAAAAAAAATTGAGACGCTCGGAGAAGAAAAACCCGGCAGAAAACGGTCTTCATGA
- the holA gene encoding DNA polymerase III subunit delta — protein sequence MKSEENTSADKLIFLVRGRQTLLADRFVQEVSKRFLGSDDSGEVLVFYADETPVSEVLANAANLSMFSSKKVVVLKRAEAIDKQSLELIKTYAAAPSAHVCLFLVSGVSSKPDLKETDGVFIKSVEQDPRKIHEMVSDEAGRMGFSMTAADSKYLCALTGEDLSMIRSELAKLAEIHPSGTHITRKEIDEMLNRRKTRDVFELTNAIVNGEKNQALTILAEISSQNQIEPLFILSAVSSRIRNVLKAAEIRSGSRGKSPEEQKKLIAKELKIKSGAAHFIWQQSRNFTQKQSAGVLKSLAETDRALKTSSVNGYGVIARMTVNLLA from the coding sequence TTGAAGTCTGAAGAAAACACAAGCGCGGACAAACTTATTTTTCTCGTCAGAGGCAGGCAGACCCTTCTTGCGGACAGGTTTGTACAAGAGGTTTCAAAACGGTTTCTCGGAAGTGATGATTCCGGGGAGGTTCTTGTTTTCTATGCGGACGAAACGCCGGTTTCGGAGGTTCTCGCGAACGCGGCCAACCTTTCAATGTTTTCTTCGAAAAAGGTGGTTGTGCTCAAGCGCGCCGAAGCCATTGACAAGCAGTCACTTGAACTCATCAAAACATACGCCGCCGCTCCTTCAGCGCATGTTTGCCTTTTTCTTGTTTCCGGAGTTTCTTCAAAACCCGACCTTAAAGAAACGGACGGCGTTTTTATAAAAAGCGTTGAACAGGACCCGAGAAAAATCCATGAAATGGTGAGCGACGAAGCCGGACGCATGGGGTTTTCGATGACAGCCGCCGACTCAAAATATCTTTGCGCGCTAACAGGCGAGGATTTAAGCATGATACGGAGCGAACTGGCAAAACTTGCCGAAATCCACCCTTCCGGAACCCACATAACCCGAAAAGAGATTGACGAAATGCTTAACCGGCGCAAAACAAGGGATGTGTTTGAATTGACAAACGCTATTGTGAACGGCGAAAAAAATCAGGCTCTCACCATCCTTGCCGAAATTTCATCACAAAATCAGATTGAGCCGCTGTTCATTCTGTCGGCCGTTTCCTCGCGGATTCGAAATGTGCTCAAAGCGGCTGAAATAAGGTCCGGTTCGCGCGGGAAATCTCCTGAAGAGCAGAAAAAACTAATAGCGAAAGAGTTGAAGATAAAATCGGGCGCCGCGCATTTTATCTGGCAGCAATCGCGCAATTTCACTCAAAAACAATCCGCAGGTGTTCTGAAAAGCCTTGCCGAAACCGACAGGGCTCTAAAAACTTCAAGCGTGAACGGTTACGGAGTTATTGCCCGAATGACTGTTAATCTGCTGGCGTAG
- a CDS encoding polyprenyl synthetase family protein — translation MKRKPSEIERYIADKKKRVNKLLEKYIKSVRKKHPGLADAVAHTLLDGKKIRPALCVAACHAVGGNIKTSLPAACAIEMIHTYSLIHDDLPSMDDDDTRRGAPSTHKIFGEAKAILAGDLLLTDSFGVLAVEAKAAGIPDSSIVKMVEILSSLAGKTGMAVGQMMDLENTNPRGISKIHSLKTASLFEAAIKCGAISGGANSKTMAPLTKYARAAGLAFQTLDDAIDSNNPAREKVGKKKTRELTSKALKELKSFDGEKATLEKLALYLCERVA, via the coding sequence ATGAAACGAAAACCCTCCGAAATTGAGCGCTATATCGCGGACAAAAAAAAGCGGGTCAATAAACTTCTCGAAAAATACATCAAGTCCGTAAGAAAAAAACATCCGGGGCTCGCGGACGCCGTCGCTCACACTCTTTTAGACGGAAAAAAAATACGTCCGGCTCTTTGCGTCGCGGCATGCCACGCGGTTGGCGGCAACATCAAAACCTCTCTGCCCGCCGCCTGCGCAATAGAGATGATTCACACCTATTCGCTAATCCATGACGACTTGCCGTCAATGGACGATGATGACACGAGAAGAGGAGCGCCTTCCACTCACAAGATTTTCGGAGAGGCAAAAGCCATTCTCGCCGGCGACCTTTTACTCACGGATTCTTTCGGAGTTCTGGCGGTTGAAGCAAAAGCGGCGGGAATTCCGGATTCTTCCATCGTCAAAATGGTTGAAATCCTTTCTTCTCTGGCGGGAAAAACGGGAATGGCCGTAGGGCAGATGATGGATTTGGAAAACACCAACCCGCGCGGAATTTCAAAAATCCATTCCCTTAAAACCGCCTCGCTTTTTGAAGCCGCGATTAAATGCGGAGCAATTTCAGGCGGAGCAAACTCTAAAACTATGGCGCCGCTCACGAAATACGCAAGAGCGGCGGGGCTTGCATTTCAAACCCTTGATGACGCGATTGATTCAAACAACCCGGCCCGTGAAAAAGTGGGCAAGAAAAAGACCCGCGAACTCACGAGCAAAGCGTTGAAAGAGTTGAAAAGTTTTGATGGAGAAAAAGCCACGCTTGAAAAACTCGCGCTCTATCTTTGTGAACGCGTGGCTTGA
- a CDS encoding deoxyribonuclease IV — translation MKIGCHISISGGIEKAPQRAAEMGCECFQIFTRSPRGGQPPEISDSAAKKFAADRQRLGLSNCYVHTPYIINLASAKTDIRKNSVAMIVEDLRRADLVGAACAVTHIGTAAGMERGDAVAKAAKSLREILNKTRGASVKLLIENSAGQGSTLGGAFEEIAEILDKTGEPDLGVCVDTAHLFGAGYEIRTEEGFEKTVKNINATFSTEKIGLIHCNDSKVDLGSRKDRHEHIGFGKIGTKGFNPLFSCAEFRGIDFIAETPPEKSALDIKNLKEIRRKTQ, via the coding sequence ATGAAAATCGGTTGCCACATATCAATAAGCGGCGGAATTGAAAAAGCGCCGCAACGCGCCGCAGAGATGGGTTGCGAGTGTTTTCAAATATTCACACGCTCGCCAAGGGGAGGGCAGCCGCCTGAAATTTCGGACAGCGCCGCGAAAAAATTTGCGGCAGACCGCCAAAGATTGGGCCTTTCAAACTGCTATGTCCACACTCCTTACATAATCAACCTCGCGTCCGCGAAAACGGACATCAGAAAAAACTCGGTCGCGATGATAGTTGAAGACCTCCGGCGCGCTGATTTGGTCGGCGCGGCTTGCGCCGTAACGCACATTGGAACCGCCGCGGGAATGGAACGCGGAGACGCGGTCGCAAAAGCGGCAAAGTCCCTGAGGGAAATCTTGAATAAAACACGCGGCGCGAGCGTAAAACTTCTGATTGAAAACTCCGCGGGGCAGGGCTCAACACTCGGAGGCGCTTTTGAAGAAATTGCCGAAATTCTGGACAAAACGGGCGAACCCGATCTTGGTGTTTGCGTTGACACCGCTCATCTGTTCGGCGCGGGATACGAAATCAGAACGGAAGAGGGTTTTGAAAAAACCGTAAAAAACATCAACGCAACTTTTTCCACAGAAAAAATAGGGCTTATCCACTGCAATGACTCAAAAGTTGACCTGGGCTCGCGAAAAGACCGCCACGAACACATTGGTTTTGGCAAAATCGGAACAAAAGGGTTTAACCCTCTGTTTTCGTGCGCGGAGTTCAGAGGGATTGACTTTATTGCCGAAACACCTCCCGAAAAAAGTGCGCTGGATATCAAAAATCTCAAAGAAATAAGACGCAAAACGCAGTAG
- the hemC gene encoding hydroxymethylbilane synthase — translation MKIKIGSRGSPLAKIQAAEVGGILQKKIPELETEFVFIKTSGDLRGGEISQSGGKGIFIKEIENALLDGSIDIAVHSMKDLPSVLPGGLIIGCVPKREDPSDCVVMPAGASGSKLESIKKGAKIGTGSLRRSCQILAARPDLSVEPLRGNIETRIAKMDSGDFDAVMLASAALNRLKLDDRISSRVDPMSFVPAPGQGALAVECREQDTETALLLKSVECEQSRVCVEIERDFLLKLGGDCDIPAGCHARKNGNSIEVVAVMANESGEIFTGKLKTDEKHFTGAGFKIAEMVMSKARGGN, via the coding sequence ATGAAAATCAAAATCGGAAGCAGGGGTAGCCCGCTCGCGAAAATTCAGGCCGCCGAAGTGGGCGGAATTCTTCAAAAAAAAATTCCTGAGCTGGAAACGGAATTTGTTTTTATAAAAACTTCGGGAGATTTGCGGGGCGGGGAAATTTCTCAATCCGGCGGCAAGGGAATTTTCATAAAAGAAATAGAAAACGCTCTTCTTGACGGCTCAATCGACATAGCGGTTCACAGCATGAAAGACCTGCCGTCCGTTCTGCCGGGCGGTTTGATTATAGGATGCGTCCCGAAAAGGGAAGACCCCTCCGACTGTGTTGTTATGCCCGCCGGGGCAAGCGGCTCCAAGTTGGAATCTATAAAAAAAGGAGCGAAAATCGGCACGGGCAGTTTGAGAAGAAGTTGCCAGATTCTCGCTGCGCGCCCGGATCTTTCGGTGGAGCCGCTACGCGGAAATATTGAGACGCGAATAGCTAAAATGGATTCGGGAGATTTTGACGCGGTTATGCTCGCGTCCGCGGCGCTAAACAGGTTGAAACTTGATGACAGAATCAGCAGCCGTGTGGATCCGATGAGTTTTGTTCCCGCTCCGGGGCAGGGCGCGCTTGCGGTTGAGTGCAGAGAGCAAGACACAGAAACGGCGCTTTTACTCAAAAGCGTTGAGTGCGAACAGTCTCGCGTGTGCGTTGAAATTGAAAGGGATTTCCTGCTGAAACTCGGCGGAGACTGCGACATTCCCGCCGGCTGTCACGCGCGAAAAAACGGAAACTCCATTGAAGTGGTGGCCGTTATGGCGAACGAAAGCGGCGAAATCTTCACGGGGAAACTCAAAACGGATGAAAAACACTTCACCGGGGCCGGATTTAAAATCGCCGAAATGGTTATGTCAAAAGCGCGCGGCGGCAATTGA
- the rpsT gene encoding 30S ribosomal protein S20, protein MALRIKSAKKKHRQSLKKRARNRFVKSSLRTKTKDFLQAIEAKDVSTAGSIFRGLVSAFDKAASKGLIHKKNASKNVARMSRKLHIISQGTTQPATESATPAD, encoded by the coding sequence ATGGCATTACGCATAAAATCCGCCAAAAAGAAACACAGACAAAGTCTGAAAAAAAGAGCGCGGAACAGATTTGTTAAATCGTCTTTGAGAACAAAAACGAAAGACTTTCTTCAGGCAATTGAAGCAAAAGATGTTTCCACGGCGGGTTCAATCTTCCGCGGACTAGTGTCGGCTTTTGATAAAGCCGCTTCAAAAGGGCTTATTCACAAGAAAAACGCATCCAAAAATGTGGCGAGAATGTCCCGCAAACTTCATATAATTTCTCAGGGAACCACGCAACCCGCAACCGAATCCGCTACGCCAGCAGATTAA